The Cydia amplana chromosome 21, ilCydAmpl1.1, whole genome shotgun sequence genome includes a window with the following:
- the LOC134658164 gene encoding uncharacterized protein LOC134658164 — MVELRVLAADGENERREEDSVTLLYARSHEDVALISAAPDREVAVREGDSATSYENDEPIVVSVQTYVCANLAFLATFAALLYCKERYYTRYYGTRRDYDDDDSLHEAKRAGGVKCSANPLVLVL, encoded by the exons ATGGTGGAACTGAGGGTGCTCGCGGCAGACGGAGAAAACGAGAGGAGGGAAGAAGACAGCGTGACGTTGTTGTATGCAAGATCCCACGAAGATGTGGCTCTGATAAGTGCTGCGCCAGACAGAGAGGTCGCAGTGAGGGAAGGAGACAGCGCGACGTCGTATGAAA ATGACGAGCCTATAGTGGTCAGCGTGCAAACTTACGTGTGCGCTAACCTGGCGTTCCTGGCCACGTTCGCGGCGCTGCTCTACTGCAAGGAGCGCTACTACACGCGCTACTACGGCACGCGCCgggattatgatgatgatgacagccTACACGAGGCCAAGCGGGCTGGAGGCGTCAAGTGCTCTGCCAACCCTTTAGTGCTCGTGTTATGA